The proteins below come from a single Micromonospora citrea genomic window:
- a CDS encoding pyridoxamine 5'-phosphate oxidase family protein, with the protein MAGDHRLAPHDERVVAFCRERHLATLTTVRADGTPHVVPVGVTFDAAAGLARVITSGTSRKARQVAAAGSGGAPVAVCQVDGRRWLTIEGRAVVRTDRAAVAEAERRYADRYRTPRPNPERVVIEIAVTRLLGSL; encoded by the coding sequence ATGGCCGGCGACCATCGGTTGGCACCGCACGACGAGCGGGTCGTCGCGTTCTGCCGGGAGCGGCACCTCGCCACGTTGACCACCGTGCGCGCCGACGGCACCCCGCACGTCGTGCCGGTGGGGGTCACCTTCGACGCGGCGGCGGGCCTGGCCCGTGTGATCACCAGCGGCACGTCCCGCAAGGCGCGCCAGGTCGCCGCCGCAGGATCCGGAGGCGCCCCGGTGGCCGTCTGTCAGGTCGACGGGCGGCGCTGGCTCACCATCGAGGGGCGGGCCGTCGTCCGCACCGACCGGGCCGCCGTGGCGGAGGCCGAGCGCCGGTACGCCGACCGGTACCGGACGCCGCGTCCCAATCCCGAACGGGTCGTCATCGAGATCGCCGTGACGCGCCTGCTGGGCAGTCTGTGA
- a CDS encoding C39 family peptidase codes for MKPIIHRSGLSVAGLLVAGGCIAGPAVAAQAAPVTTAPVASVHTDKGGRADQADKGGRHDKDRRAGRRAERMVGIEYQAQPNFYYCGPAATRIALSAQGKALPQDEVAKMLGTTEAGTDSALDTTRVLNELTGGRYRTTEIPGPAAKPEEVDRLRADVIAALDEGRPVVANVKGTAVDTDGHPQSYEGGHYLTLVGYRDGGDLIRIADPASPEGEYWMTLEKVANWIAERGYSS; via the coding sequence ATGAAGCCGATCATTCACAGGAGCGGTCTCTCCGTCGCCGGCCTGCTGGTGGCCGGCGGATGCATCGCCGGACCGGCGGTGGCCGCCCAGGCCGCGCCGGTGACGACTGCCCCGGTGGCCTCGGTGCACACCGACAAGGGCGGGCGGGCGGACCAGGCCGACAAGGGCGGCCGCCACGACAAGGACCGTCGCGCCGGCAGGCGGGCCGAGCGCATGGTGGGCATCGAGTACCAGGCGCAGCCCAACTTCTACTACTGCGGCCCGGCGGCCACCCGGATCGCCCTGTCGGCGCAGGGCAAGGCGCTGCCCCAGGACGAGGTCGCGAAGATGCTGGGCACCACCGAGGCCGGCACCGACTCGGCCCTGGACACCACCCGGGTGCTCAACGAACTGACCGGCGGCCGGTACCGGACGACCGAGATCCCGGGCCCGGCGGCCAAGCCGGAGGAGGTCGACCGGCTGCGCGCCGACGTGATCGCCGCCCTGGACGAGGGCCGGCCGGTGGTGGCCAACGTCAAGGGCACCGCGGTCGACACCGACGGCCACCCGCAGTCGTACGAGGGCGGGCACTACCTGACCCTGGTGGGCTACCGGGACGGCGGCGACCTGATCCGGATCGCCGACCCGGCCTCCCCGGAGGGCGAGTACTGGATGACCCTGGAGAAGGTCGCCAACTGGATCGCCGAGCGCGGCTACTCGTCCTGA
- a CDS encoding aminoglycoside phosphotransferase family protein has translation MHADQIDVPVDVVTALVADQFPRWRGLPVRPIASHGTVSALFRLGEDIVLRFPLRPSLDPELLDDLRREQESARRVAAHVPLQVPEPLALGEPGEGYPGPWTAYRWIPGEVVSARSIGDPVGFARDLAGFVRALHGIDTGGRAWNGRTRGGPLPTRDDYVRRCLAKSGHLVDTSRLARVWQECRDAPPHDGPDVWIHADLMPGNLLVRDGRLAAVIDLETVCVGDPAVDLMPAWNLLPSQGRESYRQALGVDDVTWARGRGWALVQAIGALFYYVDTNPVMADTARHTLNAVLS, from the coding sequence ATGCACGCCGACCAGATCGACGTCCCGGTTGACGTCGTCACCGCGCTGGTGGCCGACCAGTTTCCCCGGTGGCGCGGCCTTCCGGTGCGCCCGATCGCCTCGCACGGCACCGTGAGCGCCCTGTTCCGCCTCGGCGAGGACATCGTCCTCCGGTTTCCGCTGCGACCCAGCCTCGACCCGGAACTCCTCGACGACCTGCGGCGCGAGCAGGAGAGCGCGCGCCGCGTCGCCGCGCACGTTCCCCTCCAGGTTCCCGAACCGCTGGCCCTTGGCGAGCCGGGCGAGGGCTACCCGGGGCCCTGGACGGCGTACCGCTGGATCCCCGGCGAGGTCGTGAGCGCCCGCAGCATCGGCGACCCGGTCGGCTTCGCCCGTGACCTCGCCGGCTTCGTCCGCGCGCTGCACGGCATCGACACCGGCGGCCGGGCGTGGAACGGGCGTACCCGGGGCGGCCCGCTGCCCACCCGGGACGACTACGTCCGTCGCTGCCTGGCGAAGAGCGGTCACCTCGTCGACACTTCCCGGCTCGCCCGCGTCTGGCAGGAGTGCCGGGACGCGCCCCCGCACGACGGGCCGGACGTCTGGATCCACGCCGATCTGATGCCCGGCAACCTGCTGGTCCGCGACGGGCGGCTGGCCGCGGTCATCGACCTCGAAACGGTCTGCGTCGGCGACCCGGCGGTCGACCTCATGCCGGCGTGGAACCTGTTGCCGTCCCAGGGGCGGGAGAGCTACCGCCAGGCGCTGGGGGTCGACGACGTTACCTGGGCGCGCGGGCGCGGCTGGGCCCTCGTCCAGGCAATCGGCGCCCTCTTCTACTACGTCGACACCAATCCCGTCATGGCCGACACCGCCCGCCACACCCTGAACGCCGTCCTGTCCTGA
- a CDS encoding DUF1232 domain-containing protein → MSREAWIVVGVVALATLVGAVLLAVRVIRTRRLLGTLGVNGKVAFYGALLYTVLPIDLLPDPIYLDDMAVLTGALIYLGRLVQRRRAGNPPLPGAPGAPPADRTGRRVP, encoded by the coding sequence ATGTCCAGGGAGGCGTGGATCGTCGTCGGCGTCGTGGCGCTCGCCACGCTGGTCGGCGCGGTGCTGCTGGCTGTCCGCGTGATCCGGACCCGCCGGCTGCTCGGCACGCTCGGGGTGAACGGCAAGGTCGCCTTCTACGGGGCGCTGCTCTACACCGTGCTGCCGATCGACCTGCTGCCCGACCCGATCTACCTGGACGACATGGCCGTGCTGACCGGCGCGCTGATCTACCTCGGCCGGCTGGTGCAGCGGCGGCGCGCCGGTAATCCCCCGCTGCCCGGCGCACCCGGCGCCCCGCCCGCCGACCGGACCGGCCGCCGGGTGCCCTGA